The proteins below come from a single Candidatus Baltobacteraceae bacterium genomic window:
- a CDS encoding metallophosphoesterase family protein translates to MRVAIFSDIHGNLVGLDACLADLQSQGGADVLVAAGDLCMDGPKPKKVVQRLVEVGAQCVRGNTDRYIADTGETTGSAETDGKQLVWQRNELGEKSIKWLRELPTELRFGPPENQLLICHANPTSDDEHLWPDADDATLERLIGAETAQTIAFGHLHLPYVRAWRGKLLVNVASAGLPKDGDPRAGYAILTERSGGWEVRHRRVAFDIKRVATQLADCGIPESGELISILRRHRYKRLKALIP, encoded by the coding sequence ATGCGCGTAGCGATCTTTTCGGATATTCACGGTAATCTCGTCGGCCTCGATGCCTGTTTAGCCGATCTTCAAAGCCAGGGCGGCGCCGACGTGCTCGTCGCGGCCGGCGATCTCTGCATGGACGGCCCCAAGCCGAAGAAGGTCGTGCAGCGGCTCGTGGAGGTCGGCGCGCAGTGCGTGCGCGGCAATACCGACCGTTACATTGCCGATACCGGCGAAACTACGGGCAGCGCCGAGACCGACGGCAAGCAGCTCGTCTGGCAGCGCAACGAACTCGGCGAAAAATCGATCAAATGGTTGCGAGAACTGCCGACGGAATTGCGCTTTGGACCGCCGGAGAATCAACTGCTGATCTGTCACGCCAACCCGACCAGCGACGACGAGCATCTGTGGCCCGATGCCGACGACGCCACCCTCGAGCGGCTCATCGGTGCGGAGACAGCCCAGACGATTGCGTTCGGGCACCTGCACTTGCCGTACGTTCGCGCGTGGCGCGGAAAGCTGCTCGTCAACGTGGCGTCGGCGGGATTGCCGAAGGACGGCGATCCGCGAGCGGGCTACGCGATCCTGACGGAGCGTTCGGGCGGCTGGGAAGTGCGCCATCGGCGCGTCGCCTTCGATATCAAACGCGTTGCAACCCAATTGGCCGATTGCGGGATTCCGGAGAGTGGCGAACTCATCTCCATTCTGCGAAGGCACCGCTACAAGCGGTTGAAGGCACTCATACCTTGA
- a CDS encoding bifunctional YncE family protein/alkaline phosphatase family protein: MILPNGRTVAPVGKSVVVGMNALGVALSPDGKYAIVTNDDEREGDARSTIDPKVVGGYTLTVVNAATMRVTDVFKADRHWGLWVGVAAVKDPKNPSQTLVLASGGPTNLMHFFHLTAAGKLLEEPNVLAIPGPTDPRFANKNRAFPGTIALSPDHRIAYVVNNLANSVTAIDLATRRAMHDVAVGYFPYGAAVAGKRLYVTDPGLMRYAFLPQPASAPAFANAPASPANASALSSIALASDGDVSDASTASLAMDKMPDGSDLVGGAAPTAIAVSKDGRYAFVAMTNVDRIAVVRLSGIPRVVGGIQLRLFDKAPYGTQPDAIVGSPDGKRLYVALAGMNAVAVLDSRDPVHLHRLGLIPTGWYPTALALSATGRYLYVANAKGFNQEPRFEGGPPYKKAADGHIYQAEQDSNTVWATLQRIDLRKLPLPKTTIAALKYTRRARIAKPDALVPPMRSGERSSAIKHVVFILEENKTYDAMLGDLTDGNGAPHGNGDPSLVSYGETITPNLHALAREFGLAANLYADAEESDAGHQFAAGGVATAYSEKTLLVKGGRSPNVNKNEDPEDYPRAGYIFNSTQRAGMTYRDYGDLIRLSGYDEGAAENPKTDDPNFRGANDQNAPTSGLGGTYSLDVPALAALGGHIDTNYPGWNLRIRDVRRATEFVKDYGTYKSRNPAPDFTYIWLPDDHGGFGPNIPPLPEEVADGDRALGRIVDYLSHQPEWASTAIFITPDDAQSSRDHVNEHRTYAIVVSPYAKRHYVGNRHTSTVSILKTEEELLGLPPLALNDLVATDLSDFFTPTPNMAPFTALPVATQTASVEGRRIAALLAQTDQSGPDADVERSARIVALSRQADRLAKREATMEPHAYAAAQRTLYQAALRALHSTKSEND; encoded by the coding sequence GTGATCCTGCCGAACGGGCGCACCGTTGCGCCCGTCGGCAAGAGCGTCGTCGTCGGCATGAATGCGCTCGGCGTCGCACTCTCGCCCGATGGAAAGTACGCGATCGTCACCAACGACGACGAGCGTGAAGGCGACGCGCGCAGCACGATCGATCCGAAGGTTGTGGGCGGTTACACGCTGACGGTGGTGAACGCGGCGACGATGCGCGTGACCGACGTCTTCAAAGCCGATCGGCATTGGGGTCTGTGGGTCGGCGTCGCCGCAGTGAAGGATCCGAAAAATCCGTCGCAGACGCTCGTTTTGGCCTCCGGCGGTCCCACGAACCTCATGCATTTTTTTCACCTCACGGCTGCCGGTAAACTCCTGGAAGAGCCGAACGTTTTGGCGATTCCAGGGCCGACCGATCCGCGCTTCGCAAATAAAAATCGCGCATTTCCGGGAACGATCGCGCTCTCGCCCGACCACCGCATCGCGTACGTGGTCAACAACCTTGCAAATAGCGTAACCGCGATCGATCTGGCGACGCGCCGCGCCATGCACGACGTGGCGGTGGGGTACTTCCCCTACGGCGCGGCGGTGGCCGGCAAGCGCTTGTACGTCACCGATCCCGGTTTGATGCGATACGCCTTTTTGCCTCAACCCGCGAGCGCGCCCGCATTCGCGAACGCCCCGGCCTCGCCGGCGAACGCCTCCGCGCTGAGCAGCATCGCGCTCGCGAGCGACGGCGACGTGAGCGACGCCTCGACCGCATCGCTCGCGATGGATAAGATGCCCGACGGGAGCGATCTCGTCGGCGGCGCCGCGCCGACGGCGATCGCCGTTTCGAAGGACGGACGGTACGCCTTCGTCGCGATGACCAACGTCGATCGTATCGCGGTGGTGCGGTTGAGCGGCATTCCGCGCGTGGTCGGCGGCATCCAGTTACGGCTCTTCGACAAGGCACCGTACGGCACGCAGCCTGATGCCATCGTCGGCAGCCCCGACGGTAAGCGACTGTACGTGGCGCTTGCCGGGATGAATGCGGTTGCCGTACTCGATTCGCGCGACCCGGTACACCTGCATCGCTTGGGACTGATTCCGACCGGGTGGTATCCGACGGCGCTCGCGCTCTCGGCAACGGGGCGCTACCTCTACGTTGCTAATGCGAAGGGGTTCAATCAAGAGCCGCGCTTCGAAGGCGGGCCGCCCTACAAGAAAGCCGCCGACGGGCACATCTATCAAGCCGAGCAGGATAGCAACACGGTGTGGGCCACGCTGCAGCGCATCGACTTGCGTAAGCTTCCGCTTCCGAAGACGACGATAGCGGCGCTCAAATACACGCGGCGCGCGCGGATCGCCAAACCCGACGCGCTCGTGCCGCCGATGCGATCGGGCGAGCGCAGCAGCGCGATCAAACACGTGGTCTTCATTCTCGAAGAGAATAAGACGTACGATGCGATGCTCGGCGATCTTACCGACGGCAACGGTGCGCCGCACGGTAACGGCGATCCGTCGCTGGTCTCTTACGGGGAGACGATCACACCCAATCTGCACGCGCTCGCTCGCGAATTTGGATTGGCTGCCAACCTCTATGCCGACGCCGAAGAGTCGGACGCGGGGCATCAGTTCGCAGCCGGCGGCGTGGCGACGGCGTACTCCGAGAAGACGCTGCTCGTCAAGGGCGGTCGCTCGCCGAACGTGAACAAAAACGAAGATCCCGAAGATTACCCGCGCGCGGGCTACATTTTCAACAGCACGCAGCGCGCCGGAATGACCTATCGCGATTACGGCGATTTAATCCGCCTCTCGGGGTACGATGAGGGTGCGGCCGAGAACCCGAAGACGGACGATCCGAATTTCCGCGGAGCGAACGATCAAAACGCGCCAACGAGCGGCCTGGGCGGAACATATTCGCTCGACGTGCCGGCTCTCGCGGCCCTTGGCGGGCACATCGATACGAACTATCCGGGATGGAATCTGCGGATTCGCGACGTTCGGCGCGCGACCGAATTCGTCAAAGACTACGGCACGTACAAGTCGCGCAATCCGGCACCGGATTTCACCTATATTTGGCTGCCGGACGATCACGGCGGTTTCGGCCCCAACATTCCGCCGCTGCCGGAGGAAGTCGCCGACGGCGACCGCGCCCTCGGCAGGATCGTCGACTATTTAAGCCACCAGCCCGAATGGGCGTCGACGGCCATTTTCATTACGCCGGACGACGCGCAGTCCTCGCGCGATCACGTGAACGAGCATCGTACGTACGCGATCGTCGTCTCTCCGTACGCGAAGCGGCATTACGTTGGAAATCGGCACACCTCGACGGTCAGCATTCTCAAGACCGAAGAGGAACTGCTCGGCCTGCCGCCGTTGGCCCTCAACGATCTGGTAGCGACCGACCTCTCGGATTTCTTCACGCCGACCCCGAATATGGCGCCGTTCACCGCACTGCCGGTGGCGACCCAGACGGCGAGCGTCGAGGGGCGCCGAATCGCCGCGCTGCTCGCGCAGACCGATCAAAGTGGACCGGACGCCGATGTCGAACGTAGCGCTCGAATCGTCGCGCTCTCGCGTCAGGCCGACCGGCTGGCGAAGCGCGAGGCGACGATGGAGCCGCACGCCTACGCCGCGGCCCAACGGACCCTTTACCAAGCGGCGCTTCGCGCGCTGCACTCGACGAAATCGGAAAATGACTGA
- a CDS encoding NAD-dependent malic enzyme: protein MPQVSISFTLIMRIEMSNSPGAFGQLASAIGDAGGVIAAVDMRSVTKTHVVRDFTVNVTSDVVGKSVREAVESIEGVRVISVSDSTFLAHLGGKIRIEPKIPVKTRQDLSTVYTPGVARVSMAIAADPSKAFQLSIKRNTVAVISDGTAVLGLGDIGPLGALPVMEGKAMLFKQFAGIDAFPICLDTKDVDEIVETVIRIAPVFGGINLEDISAPRCFEVERRLIEALDIPVMHDDQHGTAVVIMAALINAAAVVGKRLEDLQVVVSGSGAAGTATIKMLLEAGVRDVIPVDRAGALNRDDRYENSHWRWLAENTNRENRRGSLHDVLKGTDVFIGVSAPGILQAQDIEQMARDPIVFAMANPTPEIMPDVAAPYVAVIATGRSDFPNQVNNLLAFPGIFRGALDARASRITEKMKLAAAHAIASIVTDDERNAEYIIPSVFDTRVVDAVARAVAQAAVDEGVARRTLVLSEGEDITTSA from the coding sequence GTGCCACAGGTTTCTATTAGTTTCACGCTCATCATGCGCATCGAGATGTCGAATAGTCCCGGAGCCTTCGGGCAGCTGGCGTCGGCCATCGGCGATGCCGGCGGCGTGATCGCCGCGGTCGACATGCGCTCGGTCACGAAGACCCACGTCGTGCGCGACTTCACGGTAAACGTTACATCCGACGTCGTCGGAAAGAGCGTCCGCGAGGCCGTGGAATCGATCGAGGGCGTACGCGTCATCAGCGTCTCCGACAGCACGTTTCTCGCTCATCTCGGGGGCAAGATTCGGATCGAACCGAAGATCCCGGTCAAGACGCGGCAGGATCTCTCGACCGTGTACACACCCGGCGTCGCGCGCGTTTCGATGGCGATCGCCGCCGACCCGAGCAAGGCGTTCCAGCTCTCCATCAAACGCAACACCGTCGCGGTTATCTCCGACGGCACGGCGGTGCTTGGGTTGGGCGATATCGGTCCGCTCGGGGCGTTGCCGGTTATGGAGGGCAAGGCGATGCTCTTCAAACAGTTTGCGGGCATCGACGCCTTTCCGATCTGCTTGGACACGAAGGACGTCGACGAAATCGTCGAGACCGTCATTCGAATCGCACCGGTTTTCGGCGGCATCAACCTCGAAGATATCTCGGCACCGCGCTGCTTCGAGGTCGAACGGCGGCTGATCGAGGCGCTCGACATTCCCGTGATGCACGACGATCAGCACGGCACGGCCGTGGTGATCATGGCGGCGCTCATCAATGCGGCGGCCGTTGTCGGTAAGCGGCTCGAAGATCTGCAGGTCGTCGTCTCCGGGAGCGGCGCCGCGGGTACCGCGACGATCAAGATGCTGCTTGAGGCCGGCGTCCGCGACGTGATTCCGGTCGATCGCGCGGGCGCCCTCAATCGCGACGATCGCTACGAGAACTCGCACTGGCGCTGGCTGGCAGAGAACACCAACCGCGAAAACCGGCGCGGATCGCTGCACGACGTCCTGAAGGGGACCGACGTTTTCATCGGCGTCTCGGCACCGGGCATCTTGCAGGCGCAAGATATCGAGCAGATGGCGCGCGATCCGATCGTGTTCGCGATGGCGAACCCAACGCCGGAGATCATGCCCGACGTGGCCGCGCCGTACGTTGCGGTGATCGCGACCGGCCGCTCCGATTTCCCCAATCAAGTCAACAACCTGCTGGCGTTTCCGGGAATCTTTCGCGGCGCGCTCGACGCGCGCGCGAGCCGCATCACCGAGAAGATGAAACTCGCTGCGGCTCACGCGATCGCGTCGATCGTCACCGACGACGAACGCAATGCCGAGTATATCATTCCGAGCGTCTTCGATACGCGGGTCGTGGATGCGGTGGCCAGAGCCGTCGCGCAGGCCGCGGTCGATGAGGGGGTCGCGCGCCGAACGCTGGTCCTGTCCGAAGGGGAAGACATCACGACCTCAGCGTAA
- a CDS encoding response regulator transcription factor yields the protein MALARILVIEDDEDIQLLEKTVLERSDYEVKVTGTGAEGLELAESYKPDIVILDVGLPDISGLDVCTSLATTTNAFVLMVSGHSREQDVLLGLGLGADDYITKPFSGNELVARIASFLRRRDKLLQKKDEDGVLQIGSARLVRDFHTLNNDGQQVTLTALEFRLVWFLAEAEGRLLTRAQILEHVWNDTSGVPTRVVDVHIAALRKKLSEIDAPVEIASVRGIGYRLDSK from the coding sequence ATGGCGTTGGCTCGCATTCTGGTAATCGAGGACGACGAAGATATCCAATTGCTCGAAAAGACCGTCCTCGAGCGCTCGGACTACGAAGTAAAAGTGACCGGCACGGGAGCCGAAGGGCTGGAGCTTGCGGAGAGCTACAAGCCGGATATCGTCATTCTCGACGTGGGCCTGCCCGATATCTCCGGCCTCGACGTGTGCACGTCGCTCGCGACCACGACCAACGCATTCGTGCTGATGGTCAGCGGGCACTCGCGCGAGCAAGACGTGCTGCTCGGGCTCGGGCTCGGCGCCGACGACTACATTACGAAGCCGTTTTCGGGCAACGAACTGGTGGCGCGCATCGCGTCGTTTCTACGGCGGCGCGACAAGTTGCTGCAAAAGAAAGATGAAGACGGGGTCCTGCAAATCGGATCCGCACGCCTCGTTCGCGATTTTCACACGCTCAACAACGACGGCCAGCAGGTCACGCTCACGGCGCTCGAATTTCGACTGGTGTGGTTCTTGGCGGAGGCCGAGGGCCGGCTGCTGACGCGCGCGCAGATCCTCGAACACGTGTGGAACGATACGTCGGGCGTGCCGACCCGCGTGGTCGACGTGCACATCGCGGCGCTGCGCAAGAAGTTAAGCGAGATCGACGCGCCGGTCGAGATCGCGAGCGTGCGCGGAATTGGCTATCGACTCGACTCGAAGTAG
- a CDS encoding TldD/PmbA family protein → MSSSLDAAGAVDYARDAVRIAIAAGASQADATLSIGDRFSTEARDRTITKLEQSTGKSLQVRVFVDGRKATLGTTDFDSEHLRAAIAETVAQARHVANDEFGGLPQPGDLDPYGRVDLELYADDIVGRDAQSKVDEALQLERLIREADPRIENSNGSHYGDGVTTTALANSFGFAGAYRSTRVSRSSSPVARDGEAKRTGAYGTAGRGLRELESLEDVARMAVRRTVELFGARKPQTGRMPVIFERDVAAAVLSDLFAALCASNVAIGNSWLGERVGETIGSPFVTIVDDGTLPGLLGSSPFDGEGVPTRRTSVFERGTLRTLLYDTYYARKLGAASTGNASGGSIGPNNFYLESGTWALDQVIARTKRGVLVLDTIGFATEHASGIYSRGARGFAIENGELAYPIDEFTIASTFTEMLAGIDAVADDLRFDGPVVSPSFRVAEMTISGS, encoded by the coding sequence ATGTCGAGTAGCCTCGATGCCGCCGGCGCCGTCGACTACGCGCGCGACGCGGTGCGGATTGCGATTGCCGCAGGGGCTTCGCAAGCCGACGCAACGCTCTCGATCGGCGATCGCTTCTCGACCGAGGCGCGCGATCGAACGATTACCAAACTCGAGCAGTCGACCGGGAAATCGCTGCAGGTGCGCGTGTTTGTCGACGGGCGCAAAGCGACGCTCGGTACCACCGATTTCGATTCCGAGCATCTGCGAGCGGCGATCGCGGAAACGGTCGCCCAGGCGCGCCACGTTGCGAACGACGAGTTCGGCGGTCTCCCGCAGCCCGGCGATTTGGATCCATACGGACGCGTGGATCTGGAGTTGTACGCCGACGATATCGTCGGCCGCGACGCGCAGAGCAAGGTCGATGAGGCGCTGCAGCTCGAGCGACTGATTCGCGAGGCCGATCCGCGGATAGAAAATAGTAACGGGTCGCACTACGGCGACGGCGTCACGACGACGGCGCTCGCCAACTCGTTCGGCTTTGCCGGCGCCTATCGTTCGACGCGCGTCTCGCGTTCGAGCAGTCCGGTCGCGCGCGATGGCGAAGCAAAACGGACCGGCGCCTACGGCACCGCCGGGCGCGGACTGCGCGAGCTGGAATCGCTCGAGGACGTCGCGCGAATGGCCGTGCGCCGTACGGTGGAACTCTTCGGCGCCCGCAAACCGCAGACCGGGCGGATGCCGGTGATCTTCGAACGCGACGTCGCGGCGGCGGTGCTCTCCGATCTCTTCGCCGCACTCTGCGCCTCGAACGTCGCGATTGGAAATTCGTGGCTCGGCGAGCGCGTGGGCGAGACGATCGGCAGCCCGTTCGTCACCATCGTCGACGACGGCACGCTCCCGGGATTGCTCGGAAGCTCGCCGTTCGACGGCGAAGGCGTCCCGACGCGGCGCACCTCGGTGTTCGAACGCGGAACCTTGCGCACGCTGCTGTACGACACGTACTACGCCCGCAAACTCGGCGCCGCGAGTACGGGCAACGCGAGCGGCGGAAGCATCGGCCCGAACAACTTCTATTTGGAATCGGGAACCTGGGCGCTCGATCAAGTGATCGCCCGCACCAAACGCGGCGTGCTCGTGCTCGATACGATCGGCTTTGCAACCGAGCACGCGAGCGGCATTTACAGCCGCGGCGCGCGCGGCTTCGCGATCGAGAATGGCGAACTCGCTTACCCGATCGACGAGTTCACGATCGCGAGCACCTTCACGGAGATGCTGGCCGGCATCGACGCCGTCGCCGACGACCTCCGCTTCGATGGCCCCGTCGTCTCCCCGTCGTTCCGCGTAGCCGAAATGACGATCAGCGGCAGCTAA
- a CDS encoding metallopeptidase TldD-related protein, with protein MLEPEILERLLATALGRGGDYADVFCERRTATSFRLQSGSIHESGLSITQGVGIRVIVGESAGYGYSDDLSFDALVKAAEVASLIARDPSARTRSVRIAAQSVAPLYDALRVTHAPSEAYVKLLERADIAARGFDPHVSAVNATISDELQDVWIATSDGRFVHDHRPLISLGVQVVSNKNGERGYGYVGDGGRTSIAYYDDRTPESLALDAARISTTNLEAIPAPAGEMAMVVGSGGGGVLLHEAVGHGLESDFNRQGVSLYSGRVGERVASELVTIYDDGNLPEERGSLAVDDEGTPGAHKVLVENGILRGYMQDHLNGVLMGTGSTGSGRRQSFRVMPQPRMCNTYMPSGESTVEEILASTKRGIYAKSFAGGQVEISKGDFVFMVAEGYLIENGKITAPLKNATIVGNGPEVMTKVVAVGNDSRLANRHYTCGKGGQYVPVGVGMPTVKISAVTIGGSNVE; from the coding sequence ATGCTCGAACCTGAGATTTTGGAGCGTCTGCTTGCTACGGCGCTAGGGCGCGGCGGCGATTACGCCGACGTTTTCTGCGAACGCCGCACCGCGACGTCATTTCGATTGCAATCGGGCTCGATTCATGAAAGCGGTTTGTCGATCACGCAAGGCGTGGGCATTCGCGTGATCGTCGGCGAGTCGGCCGGCTACGGATATTCCGACGATCTCTCCTTCGACGCTCTCGTGAAGGCCGCCGAAGTTGCATCGCTGATCGCCCGCGATCCTTCCGCGCGTACGCGCAGCGTTCGCATCGCCGCGCAAAGCGTTGCTCCCCTTTACGACGCGCTACGCGTCACGCACGCGCCGTCGGAGGCCTACGTTAAGCTGTTGGAGCGGGCCGATATCGCGGCACGCGGGTTCGATCCGCACGTTTCGGCAGTGAACGCGACGATCAGCGACGAGTTGCAGGACGTCTGGATCGCGACCAGCGACGGTCGCTTCGTGCACGATCACCGGCCGCTCATCTCGCTCGGCGTGCAGGTGGTATCGAACAAGAACGGCGAGCGCGGCTACGGGTACGTCGGCGACGGCGGCCGCACGTCGATCGCGTACTACGACGATCGAACGCCGGAGTCGCTAGCGCTCGACGCCGCACGCATCTCCACGACCAATCTGGAGGCGATTCCCGCGCCGGCCGGCGAGATGGCGATGGTCGTGGGATCGGGCGGCGGCGGCGTGCTGCTGCACGAAGCTGTCGGCCACGGCCTCGAGTCGGATTTCAACCGTCAGGGCGTGTCACTTTACAGCGGCCGCGTGGGCGAACGTGTCGCGAGCGAACTGGTAACCATTTACGACGACGGCAATCTGCCCGAAGAGCGCGGAAGTTTGGCGGTCGACGACGAGGGCACGCCCGGCGCGCACAAGGTGCTCGTGGAGAACGGCATCTTGCGGGGGTACATGCAAGACCATCTCAACGGCGTGTTGATGGGGACCGGATCGACGGGGAGCGGACGGCGCCAATCGTTTCGCGTCATGCCGCAGCCGCGCATGTGCAACACCTACATGCCCAGCGGCGAATCGACCGTCGAGGAAATTCTCGCCTCGACGAAGCGCGGTATCTATGCGAAGTCCTTTGCCGGCGGTCAAGTGGAGATCAGCAAGGGCGATTTCGTCTTCATGGTTGCCGAAGGGTACCTCATCGAAAACGGCAAGATTACCGCACCGCTTAAAAACGCAACCATCGTGGGGAACGGACCCGAAGTCATGACGAAGGTTGTGGCCGTCGGCAACGACAGCCGCCTCGCGAACCGCCACTATACGTGCGGTAAGGGCGGCCAATACGTTCCCGTCGGCGTCGGCATGCCGACGGTCAAGATCTCGGCGGTGACGATCGGAGGCTCGAATGTCGAGTAG
- a CDS encoding PLP-dependent aminotransferase family protein, whose product MAIDSTRSSPTPAQLGVVLEPNDPRPLYVQIADQLVDAIESQRLHPGDRLPAMRELARALDCALVTVSQAYELLTARSRVTSRVGKGTFVAQLPDQTQPFARRWEPDVGRFARAERMEGVMEQLTRATVPGAITLATGHPAPETFPLHDFGRAFHRTLLDDPAELMQYRATTGDRDLCETLASHLRARGCAAEPEDILVCSGAQQAADLVATVLLEARSVVAAESPTYSGTLGVFDARGVTYVEVASDVDGVRPDDVERVFSEYRPRLLYVNPIAQNPTGAVLPPRRAKQIVALARRYDVVVLEDQTGWQLTYDAAAPPPLASYDTDGRVIAMESLSKSIFPALRIGYLYCKGALADALELAKARTDVFTSTLTQRALWRFMSGPGYARHLRQARGLYRDRRDAFIDALAQTVSWTEVRSPAAGMNVWLPLPPRVSTQAAFEECAREGVLVMPAETSYPTRQGPPAIRLSFGHLPQDRAREGIARLDSALHKTGLISRR is encoded by the coding sequence TTGGCTATCGACTCGACTCGAAGTAGCCCGACCCCGGCGCAGCTGGGCGTCGTCCTCGAGCCGAACGACCCGCGACCGCTCTACGTTCAAATTGCCGATCAACTCGTCGATGCGATCGAATCGCAGCGGCTACATCCGGGGGATCGATTGCCGGCGATGCGCGAGCTTGCGCGCGCACTCGACTGCGCGCTCGTGACCGTCTCGCAAGCCTACGAACTGCTGACCGCGCGCAGCCGGGTCACGTCGCGCGTCGGGAAGGGCACGTTCGTGGCGCAGCTGCCCGATCAGACTCAGCCCTTCGCGCGGCGTTGGGAGCCCGACGTTGGCCGCTTCGCGCGCGCGGAGCGGATGGAAGGCGTGATGGAGCAGCTCACGCGAGCGACGGTTCCCGGTGCGATCACCCTCGCGACCGGTCACCCGGCGCCCGAGACGTTTCCACTACACGATTTCGGCCGCGCTTTTCACCGAACGCTGCTCGACGATCCCGCCGAATTGATGCAGTACCGGGCGACCACCGGCGATCGAGATCTTTGCGAGACGTTGGCGTCGCACTTACGCGCGCGTGGATGCGCGGCGGAACCCGAGGACATCCTGGTGTGCTCGGGCGCGCAGCAGGCCGCCGATTTGGTCGCGACCGTGCTGCTCGAAGCGCGCAGCGTCGTCGCCGCCGAGAGCCCGACCTATTCCGGCACGCTCGGCGTCTTCGATGCGCGCGGCGTTACGTACGTGGAAGTGGCAAGCGACGTCGACGGCGTGCGCCCCGACGACGTCGAACGCGTCTTTAGCGAGTATCGTCCGCGTTTGCTCTACGTCAATCCGATCGCGCAGAATCCGACCGGTGCGGTCCTGCCCCCGCGGCGTGCCAAACAAATCGTAGCGCTCGCGCGGCGCTACGACGTCGTCGTCCTAGAGGACCAAACGGGCTGGCAATTGACGTACGACGCCGCCGCGCCGCCGCCGCTAGCGTCATACGATACCGACGGCCGCGTCATTGCGATGGAGAGCCTCTCGAAGTCGATCTTTCCGGCGTTGCGCATCGGGTATCTCTACTGTAAGGGCGCGCTCGCCGACGCGCTCGAACTCGCGAAGGCGCGAACCGACGTGTTTACGTCGACGCTCACCCAGCGCGCGCTGTGGCGCTTTATGAGCGGTCCCGGATACGCGCGCCATTTGCGCCAAGCGCGGGGGCTCTATCGCGATCGGCGCGACGCGTTTATCGATGCGCTGGCGCAGACGGTATCGTGGACCGAGGTTCGATCGCCGGCCGCCGGCATGAACGTCTGGCTTCCGTTGCCCCCGCGCGTTTCGACTCAAGCCGCATTCGAGGAATGCGCGCGCGAAGGCGTTCTGGTGATGCCGGCCGAGACGTCGTATCCCACGCGTCAGGGGCCGCCTGCAATCCGTTTGTCGTTCGGTCATCTACCGCAAGATCGGGCGCGCGAAGGCATCGCACGCCTCGACTCGGCGCTGCATAAGACGGGCTTAATCTCGAGAAGGTAA